A region from the Sutcliffiella horikoshii genome encodes:
- a CDS encoding ABC-F family ATP-binding cassette domain-containing protein has product MLTVTNIGLRYGDRKLFEDVNIKFTPGNCYGLIGANGAGKSTFLKILSGEVEAQTGDVSMNKDERMAILKQNHFEYEEHEVLKVVIMGHSRLYEVMQEKDAIYMKEDFSDEDGMRAAELEGEFAELNGWEAESEAAILLKGLGISEDLHTKKMADITGGEKVKVLLAQALFGKPDVLLLDEPTNHLDIKAIQWLEEFLINFENTVIVVSHDRHFLNKVCTHIADLDYGKIQIYVGNYDFWYESSQLASRMASDVNRKKEEKIKELQAFIARFSANASKSKQATSRKKLLDKISLDDIKPSSRRYPYVNFTPEREIGNDLLRVEGLTKTIDGVKVLDNVSFIMNKDDKIALVGGNEIANTTLLKIISGEMEPDSGTFKWGITTTQAYFPRDNSKFFEGVDMNLVDWLRQYSPNDQTESFLRGFLGRMLFSGEEVMKKASVLSGGEKVRCMLSKMMLSGSNVLLLDDPTNHLDLESITALNNGLINFKGSIVFTSHDHQFIETIANRIIEITPKGMVDKQMTYDEYLEDASVQQQLADLHS; this is encoded by the coding sequence ATGCTTACAGTTACGAATATAGGATTACGTTATGGCGATCGAAAGTTATTTGAAGATGTTAATATAAAATTCACCCCTGGCAACTGCTACGGGTTAATTGGCGCAAATGGCGCAGGAAAATCAACGTTTCTAAAAATTCTTTCCGGTGAAGTGGAAGCACAAACCGGCGATGTATCCATGAATAAGGATGAGCGTATGGCTATCCTAAAGCAGAACCACTTTGAATATGAGGAACATGAAGTTCTTAAAGTGGTAATCATGGGACATAGCCGTCTTTATGAAGTGATGCAAGAAAAAGATGCTATCTACATGAAAGAAGACTTTTCAGATGAAGATGGTATGAGAGCTGCAGAACTTGAAGGAGAATTTGCTGAATTAAATGGTTGGGAAGCAGAATCAGAAGCAGCAATCCTCTTAAAAGGTTTAGGGATCTCTGAAGATCTTCATACAAAGAAAATGGCCGACATCACTGGTGGGGAAAAGGTAAAAGTACTTTTGGCACAAGCCCTCTTTGGTAAACCTGACGTACTACTACTTGATGAGCCTACCAACCACTTGGACATTAAAGCCATTCAATGGTTAGAAGAGTTCTTAATCAACTTTGAGAATACAGTTATTGTAGTATCCCATGACCGTCACTTCTTAAACAAAGTGTGTACACATATTGCTGACTTAGACTATGGAAAAATTCAGATCTATGTTGGTAACTACGACTTCTGGTATGAGTCCAGCCAACTTGCATCAAGAATGGCATCTGATGTGAACCGTAAAAAAGAAGAAAAAATTAAAGAGCTCCAAGCCTTTATCGCCCGATTTAGTGCAAATGCATCTAAATCCAAACAGGCTACATCCCGTAAGAAGCTTTTAGATAAGATTTCTTTGGATGATATAAAACCTTCATCCCGTCGTTATCCTTACGTGAATTTCACACCGGAACGTGAAATAGGAAATGATCTTTTACGTGTCGAAGGTTTAACTAAAACAATCGATGGCGTCAAAGTATTGGATAATGTAAGTTTTATCATGAACAAAGATGATAAAATTGCGCTTGTTGGTGGAAATGAAATTGCAAATACCACTCTTTTAAAAATTATCTCTGGTGAAATGGAACCTGATAGCGGAACATTTAAATGGGGAATCACTACTACTCAAGCATACTTCCCAAGAGACAACTCCAAGTTTTTTGAAGGCGTAGATATGAATCTTGTGGATTGGTTGCGTCAATACTCCCCTAACGACCAAACCGAGAGCTTCTTGCGCGGCTTCCTTGGTAGAATGTTATTCTCTGGTGAAGAGGTAATGAAAAAAGCAAGTGTTCTATCTGGAGGGGAAAAAGTTCGTTGCATGCTTTCTAAAATGATGCTTTCCGGATCCAACGTGCTATTACTTGATGACCCTACAAACCACTTGGATCTAGAGTCTATTACTGCGCTTAATAATGGCTTAATTAATTTCAAGGGCTCCATTGTTTTCACGTCTCATGATCATCAGTTCATTGAAACGATTGCAAACAGAATCATTGAAATCACACCTAAAGGTATGGTTGATAAACAAATGACTTACGATGAATATTTAGAGGATGCAAGTGTTCAACAGCAATTAGCTGATCTTCATTCCTAA
- a CDS encoding AI-2E family transporter produces MPQTKWFKVGYGIIVILLIIFLASLVDFIFTPLTVMISTLFAPIILAGVMYYLLRPLVNLADRYVPRALAILSIYLMFIGLITLLLFLIGPTLQQQVNSLVKNTPEIINDIRDYTIELQENEYIARFQQNERFSLEEISGKLADNLNAYVTAFGSNVVNVISAITGFLILLVVIPFVLFYMLKDGERLPDQVLKIIPRQHEREGRNVLKDMDIALSSYIQGQIIVSVFVGVLIYIGFLIIGLEYSLVLALIAMFTNVIPFIGPFIGTIPSVIVAFFDEPIMALWVLLVVVIVQQIESNFISPQVMGKKLDVHPLTIILLLLVASKFAGLLGLLLAVPTYAVSKVIVLHTIRFIKLRKVKVTEDSLL; encoded by the coding sequence ATGCCGCAAACGAAGTGGTTTAAAGTTGGCTATGGAATTATTGTCATACTGTTAATTATTTTCTTAGCATCACTGGTAGATTTTATCTTCACCCCTCTCACCGTGATGATCAGCACGTTATTCGCACCTATTATTCTTGCAGGTGTGATGTATTATTTACTCAGACCTCTTGTTAATCTTGCAGATCGCTATGTACCAAGAGCATTGGCTATTTTAAGTATTTACCTTATGTTTATTGGACTTATAACTTTACTTTTGTTCCTTATTGGTCCTACTCTACAACAACAGGTTAATAGTCTGGTGAAGAATACACCAGAAATAATTAATGATATTAGAGATTACACAATTGAATTACAAGAAAATGAATATATTGCAAGGTTTCAGCAGAATGAACGATTTTCTTTAGAAGAGATATCCGGTAAGTTAGCGGATAATTTAAATGCTTATGTAACAGCATTTGGATCGAATGTAGTTAATGTTATTAGTGCAATAACCGGCTTCCTTATTTTACTGGTAGTCATTCCTTTTGTTCTATTCTACATGTTAAAAGATGGAGAACGATTACCTGATCAGGTTTTAAAAATAATACCTCGCCAACATGAACGTGAAGGTAGAAATGTACTGAAAGATATGGATATCGCTTTGAGTTCTTATATTCAAGGACAAATTATTGTCAGTGTATTTGTTGGTGTTTTAATCTATATTGGGTTTTTAATAATTGGACTTGAATATTCCCTCGTCTTGGCATTAATCGCTATGTTTACGAATGTAATACCTTTTATCGGACCTTTTATCGGGACGATTCCAAGTGTTATCGTAGCCTTTTTTGACGAACCTATTATGGCTTTGTGGGTACTGTTAGTAGTGGTGATTGTTCAACAGATAGAGAGTAACTTCATCTCGCCGCAGGTTATGGGTAAGAAATTGGATGTTCACCCATTGACAATTATTTTACTTCTACTAGTTGCTAGTAAGTTTGCTGGATTGCTTGGCCTACTGCTAGCTGTACCAACCTATGCAGTTTCAAAAGTAATTGTCCTGCATACCATACGATTTATTAAACTAAGGAAAGTAAAAGTTACGGAAGATTCGCTACTATAA
- the trhA gene encoding PAQR family membrane homeostasis protein TrhA has product MAQTHTFSKGEEIANTVTHGIGILTSIAALVLLIVFSAINGTPLHLATFIVYGITMLMLYTSSTLLHALPKGKAKNVFEILDHSSIYFFIAGSYTPITLILMDGALGWTLFGIVWGLAIAGTVFKVFFVKRFILASTLLYVLMGWLAVFGWSDITSTVGTGGIAFLVAGGVVYSLGAVFYVWRAFPYHHAVWHVFVLGGTVLHFFFVLLYVLPIQ; this is encoded by the coding sequence ATGGCACAAACACATACCTTTTCAAAAGGAGAAGAAATTGCAAATACAGTTACACACGGGATAGGAATATTAACGAGTATTGCAGCACTTGTTTTATTGATTGTGTTCTCTGCAATCAACGGAACCCCCCTTCACCTGGCTACTTTCATCGTATATGGAATAACCATGTTGATGCTTTACACATCATCGACATTATTACATGCATTGCCTAAAGGAAAAGCTAAGAATGTTTTTGAGATTCTTGATCATTCCTCCATTTACTTTTTTATTGCAGGGAGCTACACCCCTATTACCCTCATCCTTATGGATGGTGCTCTAGGCTGGACACTTTTTGGAATAGTATGGGGACTGGCTATAGCAGGAACGGTATTTAAAGTGTTTTTTGTGAAAAGGTTTATTTTGGCTTCTACCCTTCTTTATGTATTGATGGGATGGCTGGCTGTGTTTGGTTGGAGTGATATTACTTCTACTGTGGGCACTGGCGGTATTGCCTTTCTTGTTGCTGGTGGGGTTGTTTATAGTTTAGGAGCGGTTTTTTATGTGTGGCGGGCTTTTCCGTATCATCATGCGGTTTGGCATGTTTTTGTGTTAGGCGGGACTGTGCTGCATTTCTTTTTTGTTTTGTTATATGTGTTACCTATACAATAA
- a CDS encoding phospholipase D family protein, giving the protein MKNYIKKNKMLIFILILITIVILTSVYHSYKPLPQGVSFEGEVHNVSEVDFLYDITYGEKDNLQKEHAIFDRIYEVIDEAEEFIVIDMFLFNGYHDGEMDYPPLSSNLKESLISKKKENPDLDIVFITDEINTTYGSHEAEELSTLEDNGIRVIETNVKVLRDSNPLYSGVWRVFFQWFGQGGSGWIKNPMAKDAPETTVRSYLKLLNIKANHRKVIATDKTAIISSANPHDASGLHSNTAFEVSGNIIGDILKTEQAILDFSGGGTLPKYTGQAEEGDIAVQLLTERKILDHVLEEIKKSKDKEEIWVGMFYLAERKIIEELIAAADRGVTVNLILDPNEHAFGQQKIGLPNRPVAAEMVEEGQGNIELRWYNTQGEQYHPKMIYFKRAEESTIIGGSANFTRRNLYDLNLETDIKITANNDEQVMKDMDDYFLRLWSNEDEMYTLPYETYKDEMPIVKKAMYRLQKIFRFTTY; this is encoded by the coding sequence ATGAAAAACTATATAAAGAAAAATAAAATGCTGATATTTATCCTTATACTTATTACTATTGTTATACTAACCAGCGTTTATCACAGTTATAAGCCTTTGCCTCAAGGTGTATCCTTTGAAGGAGAGGTTCACAACGTTTCAGAAGTGGATTTCCTCTATGATATTACTTACGGTGAAAAGGATAACCTTCAGAAAGAACATGCGATATTTGACCGTATTTATGAAGTGATTGATGAGGCAGAAGAATTTATCGTAATAGACATGTTTTTATTTAATGGATATCATGATGGTGAAATGGATTATCCTCCATTAAGCTCCAATTTAAAGGAAAGTCTTATTTCCAAAAAGAAAGAAAACCCAGATTTAGACATTGTATTCATAACAGATGAAATCAATACGACTTACGGGTCACATGAAGCGGAAGAGCTCTCAACCCTCGAGGATAATGGAATTAGAGTAATTGAAACAAATGTAAAGGTTTTACGGGATTCCAATCCGCTTTATTCTGGTGTCTGGCGAGTGTTTTTTCAATGGTTCGGTCAAGGTGGTTCAGGTTGGATCAAAAATCCGATGGCTAAAGATGCACCTGAGACAACCGTGCGCTCCTATCTAAAACTCTTAAATATTAAAGCTAACCACCGAAAGGTAATAGCGACAGATAAAACTGCCATCATCTCGTCAGCAAATCCACACGATGCAAGCGGACTCCACTCCAATACAGCTTTTGAAGTGTCTGGAAACATCATCGGTGATATTTTAAAAACAGAACAGGCAATCCTTGATTTTTCAGGGGGAGGCACTTTACCGAAATACACCGGACAGGCAGAAGAAGGTGATATTGCAGTTCAGCTGTTAACCGAAAGAAAAATATTAGACCATGTTCTGGAGGAAATAAAAAAATCCAAAGATAAGGAAGAAATTTGGGTAGGGATGTTCTATCTGGCTGAAAGAAAGATCATTGAGGAACTAATTGCCGCTGCAGATCGGGGAGTAACCGTTAATTTAATTCTTGACCCCAATGAACATGCCTTCGGTCAACAGAAAATCGGTCTTCCCAATAGGCCAGTTGCAGCAGAGATGGTAGAAGAAGGGCAAGGAAACATTGAATTAAGATGGTACAATACACAAGGTGAGCAATACCACCCGAAAATGATCTATTTTAAACGAGCAGAAGAATCCACCATTATCGGTGGATCTGCAAACTTCACGAGAAGAAACCTATATGATCTTAACTTAGAAACTGACATAAAGATAACCGCCAATAATGACGAGCAAGTAATGAAGGATATGGACGATTACTTCCTAAGGTTATGGAGCAACGAGGACGAGATGTACACTCTCCCTTATGAAACCTACAAAGATGAAATGCCTATCGTAAAAAAAGCCATGTACCGCCTACAAAAAATATTTAGGTTTACGACCTACTGA
- a CDS encoding PQQ-dependent sugar dehydrogenase, with product MKKFMLTIALLCLFLAGCTSGVEPENESNKEVLETNTSPDKDVKDEQFSITNKEVMATKLNVPWSITKSGDTFFITERAGKIVKIDKEGMKREDIQLDKPLLVYGEGGLLGMELHPDFQENGLAFAYHTYGTEEKVKNRIVTLKYDGTEWKETGVLLEDIDGAIYHNGGRVKIGPDDKLYVTAGDANEPESAQNKELLTGSILRMNLDGTVPEDNPFPGSYVYSYGHRNPQGLAWDKETGEMYESEHGPSAFDEINIIKKGKNYGWPTYTGDDHADGVEAPLFHSRTDTWAPSGIVVENGILFAASLRGEMVRAFDISSKQQSILWKDNGRIRDVWKEGDSIYFITNNTDGRGNPVPEDDQLIKLDLSVD from the coding sequence TTGAAAAAATTCATGTTAACTATTGCCTTGCTGTGTCTGTTTTTAGCAGGTTGTACTTCTGGGGTGGAACCGGAAAATGAAAGTAATAAAGAAGTACTAGAAACGAACACATCACCTGACAAGGATGTAAAGGATGAACAATTTAGCATTACTAATAAAGAAGTAATGGCGACCAAATTAAACGTGCCTTGGTCCATCACTAAATCAGGAGATACATTTTTTATTACAGAAAGAGCAGGTAAGATAGTGAAGATAGATAAAGAAGGTATGAAAAGGGAAGATATACAGCTGGATAAACCGTTATTGGTCTATGGTGAGGGTGGATTGCTCGGTATGGAACTACATCCTGACTTTCAAGAGAACGGACTCGCGTTTGCCTATCATACATATGGAACGGAAGAGAAAGTGAAGAATAGGATTGTAACGTTGAAGTATGACGGAACAGAATGGAAGGAAACAGGAGTTCTCTTGGAAGACATCGATGGAGCAATTTATCACAATGGTGGACGGGTAAAAATCGGACCTGATGACAAGTTATATGTAACTGCCGGAGATGCCAATGAACCTGAGTCTGCACAAAATAAAGAGTTGCTCACTGGCAGTATTCTCCGCATGAATCTGGATGGTACTGTTCCCGAGGATAATCCGTTTCCAGGTTCCTATGTATACAGTTACGGCCACCGAAATCCTCAAGGGTTAGCTTGGGATAAAGAAACCGGTGAGATGTATGAATCAGAGCATGGCCCTTCCGCATTCGATGAAATCAATATTATAAAAAAAGGCAAGAACTATGGATGGCCAACTTATACAGGAGATGACCATGCTGATGGGGTAGAAGCGCCTCTGTTTCACTCTAGGACTGATACTTGGGCACCATCTGGCATTGTCGTTGAGAACGGAATCCTGTTTGCAGCAAGCTTAAGGGGTGAAATGGTAAGAGCATTTGACATTAGCTCTAAGCAACAATCTATACTTTGGAAAGACAATGGACGAATTAGAGATGTATGGAAGGAGGGGGATTCCATTTATTTTATAACCAACAACACAGATGGGAGAGGAAACCCTGTCCCAGAAGATGACCAGCTGATCAAACTAGACCTATCGGTTGATTAA
- a CDS encoding DUF6501 family protein: MIHNSWDKKETVQHVKCVHTDAKKYLVSNMLTVGKTYEVKNETEEFIFVKDNSGHIGGYYKTYFEKA; the protein is encoded by the coding sequence ATGATACATAATTCTTGGGATAAAAAAGAGACTGTACAGCATGTAAAGTGTGTACATACAGATGCAAAAAAATATCTAGTGAGCAATATGCTGACTGTTGGAAAAACGTACGAAGTGAAAAATGAAACGGAAGAGTTTATTTTCGTAAAAGACAACAGCGGCCATATTGGCGGATATTATAAAACCTATTTTGAAAAAGCATAA
- a CDS encoding class I SAM-dependent methyltransferase, protein MMSNKAYTDLLAFLGIGGAHPGGLELTKTILLNENLEDKKLLEIGCGTGQTSMFLHAMNIDVTPVDNHPIMIDKANNRFAEQQAGITALQMDIEKTEFKGSTFDFILSESVLSFTDTNKTLPELFRLLKEDGVLLAFEMTKKGTMPLELEDRMKQFYNMPRILSKNEWKETLKHHGFNKVEISPLPLGEIEPSEPEINPSEVIEDMYFEVMHEHEKLTYESQEHVELTIIRAQR, encoded by the coding sequence ATGATGAGCAATAAAGCGTATACGGATCTACTTGCTTTCCTTGGGATTGGTGGTGCTCACCCTGGAGGGTTGGAGCTTACAAAAACCATTCTCTTAAATGAAAATCTTGAAGATAAGAAGTTGCTTGAAATTGGGTGCGGAACAGGACAAACGTCAATGTTCCTCCATGCTATGAATATAGATGTTACACCCGTAGACAACCACCCTATAATGATTGATAAAGCCAACAATAGATTTGCAGAACAGCAAGCAGGGATAACTGCCCTACAAATGGATATTGAAAAAACAGAGTTTAAAGGTAGCACTTTTGATTTTATACTTTCTGAATCTGTACTATCTTTTACCGATACAAACAAAACACTTCCTGAGTTGTTTCGATTGCTGAAGGAGGACGGTGTTCTGTTAGCATTTGAGATGACGAAGAAAGGTACCATGCCCCTTGAATTGGAAGACAGAATGAAGCAATTCTATAATATGCCAAGAATACTCAGTAAAAACGAATGGAAAGAAACTCTTAAACATCACGGGTTTAATAAAGTAGAAATATCTCCTCTTCCTTTAGGAGAAATAGAACCCTCCGAGCCGGAAATCAACCCTTCTGAAGTAATAGAAGATATGTACTTTGAAGTGATGCATGAGCATGAAAAGCTAACATATGAATCGCAGGAACATGTTGAATTGACTATCATACGAGCACAACGGTAA
- a CDS encoding cell wall hydrolase produces MKKLIAISTAAVALFAGTGFDAQAAGSHKVKSGDTLWNIGKTYGVSVKEMQELNNKNNHLIFPGEALQLPEKVSKEDKELLARLVHAESKGEPYEGKVAVATVVLNRVDSEQFPDSIKEVVYETTAGGIYQFSPVGNGQIDKAADEEALKAVEEAIAFRGDGNNSLYFFNPDKTSDEWIRTRKVTKTIGNHVFAQ; encoded by the coding sequence ATGAAAAAACTTATTGCAATCTCTACTGCAGCTGTAGCATTGTTTGCCGGAACAGGATTTGATGCACAAGCAGCTGGTTCACATAAAGTAAAATCAGGCGATACACTTTGGAATATAGGTAAGACTTACGGAGTTTCCGTTAAGGAAATGCAAGAATTAAACAATAAAAACAACCATCTAATTTTCCCTGGAGAAGCTTTACAACTCCCGGAAAAAGTATCAAAGGAAGATAAAGAATTGTTGGCACGTCTTGTACATGCGGAATCTAAAGGTGAGCCGTATGAAGGTAAAGTTGCTGTGGCAACAGTTGTCTTAAATCGTGTTGATAGTGAGCAATTCCCTGACTCTATCAAAGAAGTCGTGTATGAAACGACTGCTGGTGGAATTTATCAGTTCTCACCAGTTGGAAATGGTCAAATTGATAAAGCCGCAGATGAAGAAGCATTAAAAGCTGTGGAAGAAGCCATTGCATTCCGCGGAGATGGCAACAACTCCCTTTACTTCTTTAACCCTGACAAAACAAGTGATGAATGGATTCGTACAAGAAAAGTAACGAAGACAATTGGTAATCACGTATTTGCACAATAA
- a CDS encoding DUF2187 family protein, translating to MEETKAVNVQVGDTIQINKGSKKGSKGTVIVVRDSSVIVELGKNPNTGEPIRTVINHKNYKAL from the coding sequence ATGGAAGAAACAAAAGCAGTAAACGTTCAAGTAGGAGATACGATTCAAATTAATAAAGGGTCAAAAAAAGGTAGTAAAGGTACGGTTATTGTTGTCAGAGACAGCTCGGTAATCGTTGAACTCGGCAAAAACCCTAATACTGGCGAACCTATTCGTACCGTTATCAACCATAAAAACTACAAAGCGCTATAA
- a CDS encoding alpha/beta hydrolase, translating to MVTYNREEYLHFYGLDTLVTIHTGEMITHEHHEIFIQTFLPEKNKGLVTIVHGYLDHSGALSKIIHTLVSDGYGVITFDLPGHGHSRGDRGDIKDFSEYIQVLHAVHCHLLQKGITHKRWSIIGHSTGAAIILTYMNEYECSFDKIILVAPLIQPYLWSFSKFGVKLIGEKKFNFKRTFRKNSSDPEYIALVKRDPLQFTRLPIGWLQSLDRWNGSLSEQLSGSEKPLFIIQGNKDTTVDWRYNVSFIFKKYPNSTCVLIDGGNHQLFNETAIIRDITFTHIKRYLSAIGDNKDRRE from the coding sequence ATGGTTACGTATAACAGGGAAGAATATTTACATTTCTATGGTTTGGATACATTGGTTACCATACATACTGGTGAAATGATTACCCACGAACACCACGAAATCTTCATACAGACTTTTTTACCGGAAAAAAATAAGGGACTAGTCACCATAGTTCACGGTTATCTTGACCATTCAGGAGCACTTTCCAAGATCATTCATACATTAGTTTCTGATGGATACGGCGTTATCACTTTTGACTTGCCGGGCCATGGTCACTCAAGAGGAGACCGGGGAGATATTAAAGATTTCTCTGAGTATATCCAGGTCCTACATGCCGTCCATTGTCACCTCTTACAAAAGGGAATAACTCATAAAAGATGGTCAATAATCGGACATAGTACCGGTGCTGCCATCATATTAACTTACATGAACGAGTATGAATGCTCATTTGACAAAATTATTCTAGTTGCACCCTTGATTCAGCCATATTTGTGGTCATTTTCAAAATTTGGTGTTAAACTCATTGGGGAGAAAAAATTTAATTTTAAAAGAACATTTAGAAAGAACTCTTCAGACCCAGAGTACATAGCACTTGTGAAAAGGGATCCGCTTCAATTTACCAGACTACCTATAGGATGGCTTCAATCTCTAGACCGGTGGAACGGCAGTCTGTCTGAACAACTTTCAGGGAGTGAGAAACCCCTATTTATCATTCAGGGAAATAAAGACACGACAGTTGATTGGAGATATAATGTAAGTTTTATTTTTAAAAAATACCCAAATTCAACGTGTGTTCTTATCGATGGAGGTAACCATCAACTTTTCAATGAAACGGCAATAATTAGGGATATAACTTTTACACATATTAAAAGATATTTATCAGCCATTGGGGATAATAAGGATAGAAGAGAATAA
- a CDS encoding YhcN/YlaJ family sporulation lipoprotein yields MKIKGFLVTGLVMTMVMTGCGNVDDYGTARNDNPDDALNVNYDNMGRYNRNVRNGDINPRRVNETNEPRLEVADEATKHITDLKEVESCSVLVTNRNAYVAAVLEGKGKKELTKDVEKKIADQVRKSDGSIRNVYVSVNPEFVDRMEGYTNDIRDGRPVAGIFDEFTEVVQRLFPTSR; encoded by the coding sequence TTGAAAATTAAAGGATTTTTAGTAACTGGCCTTGTCATGACGATGGTGATGACAGGTTGTGGAAATGTAGATGATTATGGTACTGCAAGAAATGACAATCCTGATGATGCTCTAAATGTAAATTACGATAACATGGGGCGTTATAATAGGAATGTAAGAAATGGCGACATCAACCCACGTAGAGTTAATGAGACAAATGAACCAAGACTTGAAGTGGCGGATGAAGCTACAAAACATATTACTGATCTAAAAGAGGTAGAATCCTGCAGTGTTCTCGTTACTAATCGAAATGCTTATGTGGCAGCTGTGTTAGAAGGGAAAGGTAAGAAGGAATTAACGAAAGATGTGGAAAAGAAGATTGCAGACCAGGTGCGTAAATCAGACGGTAGCATCCGCAATGTATATGTTTCTGTAAACCCAGAATTCGTCGATCGTATGGAAGGCTATACGAATGATATTAGAGACGGCAGACCGGTTGCTGGAATCTTTGATGAGTTTACGGAAGTAGTGCAACGTTTATTCCCGACTTCTAGGTAA
- a CDS encoding bifunctional adenosylcobinamide kinase/adenosylcobinamide-phosphate guanylyltransferase encodes MQLIIGGAFSGKRSTVRTLHSEELSWVSAYDEHSMTDWKSQWESDTSLVLEGWEQWIMNALPLEQDDDSIRQFFYSFLLELKEEERKRGKGIVLIMLEMGRGIVPVEKQERRLRDLAGWFSQDAAKLADEVYYVWHGMKEQLK; translated from the coding sequence GTGCAACTCATTATCGGTGGTGCCTTCAGTGGGAAAAGATCTACAGTAAGAACCCTTCATTCTGAGGAACTAAGCTGGGTTTCTGCGTACGATGAACATAGCATGACCGACTGGAAATCCCAGTGGGAGAGCGATACATCATTAGTTTTAGAAGGCTGGGAACAGTGGATAATGAATGCTCTACCATTGGAACAAGATGATGATTCCATTCGGCAATTTTTTTATTCATTTCTTTTGGAGTTGAAAGAGGAGGAACGTAAGAGGGGCAAAGGAATAGTTCTAATCATGCTGGAAATGGGCCGCGGGATTGTCCCTGTGGAGAAACAGGAAAGGAGACTTCGTGATCTTGCGGGATGGTTCTCTCAAGATGCCGCAAAACTTGCAGATGAGGTATACTATGTTTGGCATGGGATGAAGGAACAATTGAAGTGA
- a CDS encoding histidine phosphatase family protein, which translates to MRINRYVDLYLIRHWITDWNRDKRYLGHTDQDILLDGINELDLLKSELESLSFDAIYSSDLRRCQRTLDYLHLRHSPNVDPRLREMNFGDWEGKKYEDLKEDPCYQKWLDNWELHSTPSGESGQMFQQRVDAFVSEMLNRDKLSLEKASILVMTHGGVIRYMLRKFKATNSFWESPAVTHGKGLLLRLVDREGEWKCNSLSVVPSVGKDLQ; encoded by the coding sequence ATGCGGATTAATCGTTATGTGGATCTATATCTCATTCGTCATTGGATAACCGATTGGAACAGGGACAAACGTTATCTTGGACACACGGATCAAGATATCCTACTGGATGGAATAAATGAGTTGGATTTACTAAAAAGTGAGCTTGAAAGTCTATCATTCGATGCCATCTATTCAAGTGACCTGAGAAGATGTCAAAGGACGTTGGATTACTTGCACCTGCGCCATTCTCCAAACGTTGATCCGAGATTAAGAGAAATGAATTTCGGTGATTGGGAAGGGAAGAAATACGAAGATTTGAAGGAAGATCCTTGTTACCAGAAATGGCTTGATAATTGGGAATTGCATAGCACACCATCTGGCGAGAGCGGGCAAATGTTTCAACAGAGAGTGGATGCATTTGTTTCGGAAATGTTGAATAGAGACAAGCTGTCTTTGGAAAAAGCTAGCATTCTGGTAATGACCCACGGTGGAGTGATTCGGTACATGCTTCGTAAGTTCAAAGCTACAAACTCTTTTTGGGAATCACCTGCTGTTACACATGGAAAAGGACTTTTATTAAGATTGGTAGACAGGGAGGGGGAGTGGAAGTGCAACTCATTATCGGTGGTGCCTTCAGTGGGAAAAGATCTACAGTAA